The Gemella haemolysans genome includes a region encoding these proteins:
- the ybaK gene encoding Cys-tRNA(Pro) deacylase, whose amino-acid sequence MAKKKELKTNAMRFLDENGVEYNHFEFDAESDAAKTGVGVADIIGRDHNQVFKTIMTTDGKGNYVVGVLMSEDSINFKKLAKAAGVKSLSMLPLKDLTKITGYVKGGCSPFAMKKLFPTFVDEKCREVETIIVSAGKVGHQVEVKPEVLEQLIGAQVVDFKAE is encoded by the coding sequence ATGGCTAAGAAAAAAGAACTAAAAACAAATGCTATGCGATTTTTAGATGAAAATGGTGTAGAGTACAATCATTTTGAATTTGATGCAGAAAGCGATGCTGCGAAAACTGGTGTAGGAGTAGCTGATATCATCGGGCGTGACCATAACCAAGTATTTAAAACAATTATGACTACAGATGGTAAAGGTAACTATGTTGTAGGAGTACTTATGAGTGAAGATAGCATAAACTTTAAAAAACTTGCTAAAGCAGCAGGTGTGAAAAGTTTATCAATGTTACCACTTAAAGACCTAACAAAAATTACAGGATATGTAAAAGGTGGATGTTCACCATTTGCGATGAAAAAACTATTCCCGACTTTTGTAGATGAAAAATGTCGTGAAGTAGAAACGATTATTGTTTCTGCAGGTAAAGTAGGTCACCAAGTAGAGGTGAAACCAGAAGTACTAGAGCAACTTATCGGTGCTCAAGTAGTAGACTTTAAAGCTGAATAA
- a CDS encoding TatD family hydrolase: MLFDTHAHLNDDAYLEDLEETIARAKEAGVKLINIVGFDDKSIEKALEITAKYDFLYLTVGWHPVEAIDFTEEKYEMIKNIALTNDKVVAIGEIGLDYHWDKSPKDVQKEVFRRQIQLAKEVNKPIVIHTRDAMADTIQILQEEKASEIGGIMHSFSGSVESMNIMLKEKFYISLGGPVTFKNAKTPKEVAKACPLDKLLIETDCPYLTPTPYRGKRNEPAYVYYVAQEIADLKEMSYEQLTKQTFNNACTLFGLEDKKEID, translated from the coding sequence ATGTTATTTGATACGCATGCGCATCTAAATGATGATGCTTATTTAGAAGACTTAGAAGAAACTATTGCTCGCGCGAAAGAAGCGGGAGTTAAATTAATAAATATAGTTGGCTTCGATGATAAAAGTATAGAAAAAGCACTGGAAATTACAGCTAAATATGACTTTTTATATTTAACAGTTGGTTGGCACCCAGTAGAAGCAATAGATTTCACAGAAGAAAAATATGAAATGATAAAAAATATTGCTTTAACAAATGATAAAGTAGTAGCAATCGGTGAGATTGGTCTAGATTATCATTGGGATAAAAGTCCAAAAGATGTTCAAAAAGAAGTATTTAGAAGACAAATTCAACTAGCTAAAGAAGTAAATAAACCGATAGTAATTCACACACGTGATGCTATGGCAGATACAATACAAATACTTCAAGAAGAAAAAGCTAGCGAAATTGGTGGGATAATGCACAGTTTTTCTGGTTCTGTAGAAAGCATGAATATTATGCTAAAAGAGAAATTCTATATTTCATTAGGAGGTCCGGTAACATTTAAAAATGCGAAGACACCTAAAGAAGTAGCAAAAGCCTGTCCATTAGATAAGTTGTTAATTGAAACGGATTGTCCGTACTTAACACCAACACCATATAGAGGAAAAAGAAATGAACCTGCATATGTGTATTATGTAGCACAAGAAATTGCAGATCTTAAAGAAATGTCGTATGAACAACTAACAAAACAAACATTCAATAATGCATGTACGTTGTTCGGATTAGAAGATAAAAAGGAGATTGATTAA
- a CDS encoding multidrug effflux MFS transporter, with protein sequence MTLKRNSKLFLVLFLGTLSAFGPFVTDLYLPALPTMTSFFNASTSTIQLTLTGSMVGLAIGQLLIGPISDKYGRKNPLIISLVIYLISTLAIIIFPNVYAMITLRFIQGISSAGAVVISRAISTDLYQGRELAAFFALLMAVNGLAPILSPILGSLLLQLTDWRGIFVTLAVIGIILLAVSFKFHESLNSDKRLNLPITKTYYSIILVAKNKLFFALVIIQGFALAAMFAYIAASPFILQTHYNLTPLMYSLCFGLNGFAIVLGSKSAGSFKEKNSIKLGLSLMLAVSIYLAIVLTLTLPFLFIEARFFLLLLGLGFILPAGSAIAMSLERERAGSASAFFGFVPFFLGGVVSPLVGIGNIFHSSAIAIVICSVISFVTFKLIEKRIQN encoded by the coding sequence ATGACATTAAAAAGAAATTCTAAATTATTTTTAGTTCTATTTCTAGGAACTTTATCGGCTTTTGGGCCATTTGTTACAGACTTATATTTACCAGCATTGCCTACTATGACCTCGTTTTTCAATGCTAGTACCTCAACAATTCAACTTACTCTAACAGGTAGTATGGTTGGTCTTGCAATAGGGCAATTGCTTATTGGACCTATCAGTGATAAATACGGACGTAAAAATCCATTAATAATAAGCTTAGTTATATATTTAATCAGTACACTGGCTATTATTATCTTTCCGAATGTTTATGCAATGATAACATTGAGATTTATCCAAGGTATTTCATCTGCAGGTGCTGTAGTTATTTCTCGTGCTATTTCTACTGATTTATACCAAGGGCGTGAACTAGCTGCATTCTTTGCATTACTTATGGCAGTTAATGGATTAGCACCTATACTTTCTCCTATATTAGGGAGTTTATTACTACAACTTACAGACTGGAGAGGAATTTTCGTAACTCTTGCTGTAATAGGTATTATCTTATTAGCTGTAAGTTTTAAGTTCCATGAATCATTAAATTCAGATAAAAGATTGAATCTTCCAATAACTAAAACTTATTACTCAATCATCCTAGTCGCAAAAAATAAACTGTTCTTTGCGCTAGTTATCATCCAAGGATTCGCTTTAGCTGCAATGTTCGCATATATAGCTGCGTCTCCATTTATCTTACAGACACACTATAATTTAACTCCATTAATGTACAGTTTATGTTTTGGTCTTAATGGTTTTGCTATAGTTTTAGGAAGTAAAAGTGCTGGTAGCTTTAAAGAAAAAAATAGTATTAAGCTAGGATTATCACTTATGCTAGCAGTTAGTATATATCTAGCAATCGTATTAACATTAACATTACCTTTCCTATTCATTGAAGCTAGATTCTTCCTTCTTTTACTAGGGCTAGGTTTTATACTACCTGCTGGTTCTGCTATCGCTATGAGTTTAGAGCGTGAACGTGCTGGTAGTGCATCTGCATTCTTCGGGTTCGTACCATTTTTCTTAGGTGGGGTTGTTTCACCACTAGTCGGAATTGGTAATATCTTCCATTCTAGTGCAATTGCAATAGTGATTTGTTCTGTGATATCTTTTGTAACATTCAAATTGATTGAAAAGAGAATACAAAATTAA
- a CDS encoding peptide MFS transporter, with protein MVKNSQKFKHPKGLWLINVMIAIQSYASYATSGFLILFYTYSVEQGGLGLDKTFAGDVMAYLGTIGSLLPLLGAYLTDKYIGMQRAIQFGILFNSIGTLFTAFAHGRFYIFLIGVIINSIAGAFFRGNLSAIVGELYDEKQVSMKDAAYSIFYTFVNIGSLLGPIIGGLIYQDWGATKGADGKIAVYGFTPAFLMVSICLFVTFILFTFGKNKLLGDSGRYPVGKNKHESAEENKEDLKGSKYDKGRLYAAVIIFVFSTVFWSAYFQTQTTITLMTDELVNLNVLGFDMPITWLVSFNGFLCIVLAPLFGWFWMKKAEKNNDWKVATKMGWGMLLTGLGFVCFVLGLQSLGGKLDGSIKMSIWYVLGGYFVLTVGELLVSPIGMALFSKLLPKKFAAMSMAMWYFTYVVSSWITGKTVGWTETWGYEKVLTIIAIIMGVLGVLLFIIANPLEKIMALDKIGKEDEEELEVQQA; from the coding sequence ATGGTAAAAAATTCTCAGAAATTTAAGCATCCTAAGGGGCTGTGGCTTATTAATGTAATGATAGCCATTCAGAGTTATGCATCATATGCAACATCAGGATTTTTAATATTATTTTATACTTATTCTGTAGAACAAGGTGGATTAGGGTTAGATAAAACATTCGCAGGGGACGTTATGGCGTATCTTGGAACAATTGGTTCTCTTCTACCGCTTTTAGGAGCATATTTAACTGATAAATATATCGGTATGCAACGTGCAATTCAGTTTGGTATTCTATTTAACTCGATAGGGACACTGTTTACCGCATTTGCTCATGGTAGATTCTACATCTTCTTAATAGGGGTAATTATTAACTCTATTGCTGGAGCATTCTTCCGTGGTAACCTATCAGCTATTGTAGGGGAACTATACGATGAAAAACAAGTATCTATGAAAGATGCTGCATATAGTATCTTCTATACTTTCGTAAATATCGGAAGTTTACTTGGTCCAATTATCGGTGGTCTAATTTACCAAGATTGGGGAGCTACAAAAGGAGCAGATGGTAAAATTGCAGTTTATGGATTTACACCAGCATTCTTAATGGTTTCTATCTGTTTATTTGTCACATTCATATTATTTACATTTGGTAAAAATAAATTACTAGGTGATTCAGGAAGATATCCAGTTGGTAAAAATAAACATGAATCTGCTGAAGAAAATAAAGAAGACTTAAAAGGATCTAAATATGATAAAGGTCGTTTATATGCTGCCGTTATAATCTTTGTATTCTCTACAGTGTTTTGGTCAGCGTATTTCCAAACACAAACAACAATTACTCTTATGACAGATGAGCTTGTAAATTTAAATGTGTTAGGATTTGATATGCCGATTACTTGGTTAGTTTCATTTAATGGATTCTTATGTATAGTGCTTGCTCCACTATTTGGATGGTTCTGGATGAAAAAAGCAGAAAAAAATAATGACTGGAAAGTAGCTACGAAAATGGGTTGGGGTATGCTACTAACTGGTTTAGGATTTGTTTGTTTTGTACTAGGACTTCAATCATTAGGTGGAAAACTAGATGGATCAATAAAAATGAGCATTTGGTACGTATTAGGTGGATACTTCGTACTAACAGTAGGGGAATTACTAGTATCACCAATTGGTATGGCATTGTTCAGTAAATTATTACCTAAAAAATTCGCCGCTATGTCTATGGCGATGTGGTATTTCACATATGTTGTATCTTCATGGATCACAGGTAAAACAGTAGGTTGGACTGAAACTTGGGGTTATGAAAAAGTATTAACTATAATTGCAATAATTATGGGAGTATTAGGGGTACTGCTATTTATTATAGCTAATCCATTAGAAAAAATTATGGCTCTTGATAAAATTGGAAAAGAAGATGAAGAAGAGCTAGAGGTACAACAAGCTTAA